From Streptomyces sp. TLI_235, a single genomic window includes:
- a CDS encoding 2-hydroxy-6-oxonona-2,4-dienedioate hydrolase/4,5:9,10-diseco-3-hydroxy-5,9,17-trioxoandrosta-1(10),2-diene-4-oate hydrolase produces MTTEEPKLIEHTVQTTLGHITVSEAGEGPVLVMMHGGGPGASAVANYRQNLDALTEHFRVILPDQPGFGGSYRPTDADLDARSITEITVDALLQTLDALGVDRFHLLGNSLGGAAAIATALAAPDRVERLVLMAPGGGWLPFGPTPTEGQKAMFRYYNGEGPSLKKMRDFIRVMTAEPKRWEDTAQARYEASLDESHIAFYHAYNAAFAKRHGMDPLWQRVHKIACPTLLLWGRDDRTITLDGAQIMLKQIRDVQLHVFGGCGHWVQLERQAEFERLVTDFLKEH; encoded by the coding sequence GTGACCACTGAAGAGCCCAAGCTCATCGAGCACACCGTGCAGACCACCCTGGGGCACATCACGGTCAGTGAGGCTGGCGAGGGGCCGGTCCTGGTGATGATGCACGGCGGCGGACCCGGCGCCAGTGCCGTCGCCAACTACCGTCAGAACCTCGACGCGTTGACCGAGCACTTCCGGGTGATCCTGCCCGATCAGCCCGGTTTCGGCGGCAGCTACCGGCCCACTGACGCCGATCTCGACGCACGCAGCATCACCGAGATCACCGTCGACGCCCTGCTGCAGACCCTGGACGCGCTCGGTGTCGACCGATTCCACCTGCTCGGCAACAGCCTCGGCGGAGCCGCCGCGATCGCCACCGCGCTCGCGGCTCCAGACCGTGTGGAGCGGCTCGTCCTGATGGCCCCGGGAGGTGGCTGGCTCCCCTTCGGACCCACCCCGACCGAAGGCCAGAAGGCCATGTTCCGGTACTACAACGGAGAAGGACCGAGCCTCAAGAAGATGCGGGACTTCATCCGCGTCATGACGGCGGAGCCAAAGCGCTGGGAGGACACCGCTCAGGCCCGCTACGAGGCGTCGCTGGACGAGTCCCACATCGCCTTCTATCACGCGTACAACGCCGCCTTCGCCAAGCGGCACGGTATGGACCCGCTCTGGCAGCGCGTCCACAAGATCGCCTGCCCCACTCTGCTGCTCTGGGGGCGAGACGATCGCACCATCACCCTCGACGGCGCCCAGATCATGCTCAAGCAGATCCGTGACGTTCAGCTGCATGTCTTCGGGGGCTGCGGCCACTGGGTGCAGCTGGAGCGTCAGGCCGAGTTCGAGCGCCTTGTCACCGACTTCCTCAAGGAGCACTGA
- a CDS encoding 2,3-dihydroxy-2,3-dihydrophenylpropionate dehydrogenase has translation MGWLEGDTALITGGGSGIGRAVALRYLAEGANVVVLGRNAEQLQDVVRAAGELGERVLPFPGDVRSPDDLHDAVQAAVERFGKLDVLVPNAGIWDYNRSVTQLDGKQLSEAFDELFGINVKGYLLAVEAAWRELVATRGSIVMTLSNASFHTNGGGPLYTASKHACLGLVRQFAYELAPKVRVNAVATGGMRTQLRGPETLGLDKRTLAASFAKNEASGEKQQPLIPLYDSSVEPQDFTGPYVLLASRTNSSTVTGAVIPADGGIAVRGFRTPAGGADL, from the coding sequence ATGGGTTGGCTCGAGGGCGACACCGCCCTGATCACCGGCGGCGGCTCCGGCATCGGCCGCGCCGTGGCCCTGCGCTACCTCGCCGAGGGCGCCAATGTCGTCGTGCTCGGCCGCAACGCCGAACAGCTCCAAGACGTTGTGCGGGCCGCCGGTGAACTCGGGGAGCGGGTCCTGCCCTTCCCCGGGGACGTCCGCTCGCCGGACGACCTGCACGACGCCGTGCAAGCCGCCGTCGAACGCTTCGGCAAGCTGGACGTCCTGGTCCCCAACGCCGGCATCTGGGACTACAACCGCAGTGTCACCCAGCTCGACGGGAAGCAGCTCTCCGAGGCGTTCGACGAGCTCTTCGGCATCAACGTGAAGGGCTATCTGCTCGCCGTGGAGGCCGCGTGGCGGGAACTGGTCGCCACGCGGGGAAGCATCGTCATGACGCTCTCCAACGCTTCCTTCCACACCAACGGCGGTGGGCCCCTCTACACCGCCAGCAAGCACGCCTGCCTCGGCCTGGTCCGCCAGTTCGCCTATGAGCTCGCGCCCAAGGTCCGCGTCAACGCGGTCGCCACCGGCGGTATGCGCACACAACTGCGAGGCCCGGAGACCCTCGGGCTCGACAAGCGCACCCTGGCCGCGTCCTTCGCCAAGAACGAGGCTTCGGGCGAGAAGCAGCAGCCACTGATCCCGTTGTACGACTCGAGCGTCGAGCCGCAGGACTTCACCGGTCCCTACGTCCTGCTCGCCTCCCGAACGAACAGCAGCACCGTCACCGGCGCGGTGATTCCCGCCGACGGCGGCATCGCCGTCCGGGGGTTCCGCACCCCCGCCGGCGGCGCCGACCTCTGA
- a CDS encoding fatty-acyl-CoA synthase produces MAAVDISPASAVHRRARYAPAATAVVYEDYEISAGELSRRVFALAAGLAGEGLRRGDRIAYLGLNSAAFLESLLAAAHLGAIFVPVNHRLAAAEVSHILTDCGAHTLVVEEGHRELVESIRSGIPARSTVLVDTDPACPPSSALSPAWTQLSGLLGAEESLREPVPLRQDDLAALMYTSGTTGRPKGVMLTHGNLWWNALNVDSVVDTRADDVNLAVAPLFHIGGLNALTLRTLVRGGTVVVRRGFDPAQCLDDLVRHRVTSLFAVPAMYAALARTAGFAEADLGALRAVIVAGAPVPPQLIRDFAARGLLLQQAWGLTETAPFATYLPAGLTLQKTGSAGAPMPYTEVCLINPVTGVKINEADTRGEICVRGPNVTQGYWNNPIATREAFDDSGWFHTGDVAHRDQDGFYFVVDRLKDMIISGGENVYPAEVERVLVEYPGVLEAAVIGVPDPKWGETVLAVLTCASGTTPTLEDVRTFAAEQLARYKLPTRLLVAEQLPRNASGKLAKTDLRRWVDEQQAVGSTS; encoded by the coding sequence GTGGCCGCCGTCGACATCAGCCCCGCATCCGCGGTGCACCGCAGAGCCCGCTACGCGCCTGCCGCCACCGCCGTCGTCTACGAGGACTACGAGATCTCCGCCGGCGAGCTCAGTCGCAGGGTCTTCGCCCTCGCGGCAGGGCTCGCCGGCGAAGGGCTGCGGCGTGGCGACCGGATCGCCTACCTGGGCCTCAACAGCGCCGCGTTCCTCGAGAGCCTTCTTGCGGCGGCGCACCTGGGCGCGATCTTCGTCCCGGTCAACCACCGCCTGGCCGCCGCCGAGGTCAGCCACATCCTGACCGACTGCGGCGCGCACACCCTCGTCGTCGAAGAAGGCCACCGTGAGCTGGTCGAGTCGATCCGGAGCGGTATTCCCGCGCGTTCCACGGTTCTCGTCGACACCGACCCGGCCTGCCCCCCGTCCTCCGCGCTGAGCCCAGCGTGGACCCAGCTCTCCGGACTGCTCGGCGCTGAGGAGTCCTTGCGCGAGCCGGTTCCGCTCCGTCAGGACGACCTGGCTGCCCTGATGTACACGTCCGGAACGACCGGACGACCCAAAGGCGTCATGCTCACTCACGGCAACCTGTGGTGGAACGCCCTCAATGTCGACAGCGTCGTGGACACCCGCGCCGACGACGTCAACCTGGCTGTCGCCCCGCTCTTCCACATCGGAGGCCTCAACGCCCTCACGCTCCGGACCCTGGTACGCGGCGGCACGGTGGTCGTGCGCCGGGGATTCGACCCCGCACAGTGCCTCGACGACCTCGTCCGCCATCGGGTGACCAGCCTTTTCGCGGTTCCCGCCATGTACGCGGCACTCGCCCGAACCGCTGGATTCGCTGAGGCCGACCTTGGCGCCCTGCGCGCCGTCATCGTCGCCGGCGCCCCGGTGCCGCCGCAGCTGATCCGGGACTTCGCTGCGCGGGGCCTGTTGCTCCAGCAGGCGTGGGGCCTCACCGAGACGGCCCCTTTCGCGACCTACCTTCCAGCCGGACTGACCCTTCAGAAAACCGGCTCAGCCGGGGCTCCGATGCCCTACACCGAAGTCTGTCTGATCAACCCCGTCACAGGCGTGAAGATCAACGAGGCCGACACGCGCGGCGAGATCTGCGTCAGGGGCCCCAACGTCACCCAGGGCTACTGGAACAACCCGATCGCCACCCGAGAGGCGTTCGACGACAGCGGTTGGTTCCACACCGGTGACGTCGCCCACCGCGATCAGGACGGCTTCTACTTCGTCGTCGACCGCCTCAAAGACATGATCATCAGCGGTGGCGAGAACGTCTACCCCGCCGAGGTGGAGCGTGTCCTCGTCGAGTACCCCGGCGTCCTTGAAGCCGCGGTCATCGGAGTGCCCGACCCGAAGTGGGGCGAGACCGTCCTCGCCGTCCTCACCTGCGCCTCCGGTACCACGCCGACCCTGGAGGACGTACGGACGTTCGCCGCCGAACAGCTCGCGCGTTACAAGCTCCCCACCAGGCTTCTGGTCGCAGAACAGCTACCGCGCAACGCCAGCGGCAAGCTGGCCAAGACCGATCTGCGTCGCTGGGTGGACGAACAGCAAGCAGTAGGGAGCACCTCGTGA
- a CDS encoding acetyltransferase (GNAT) family protein, producing the protein MTGQLRIDRVADQPVRACYPYGERDLLVTLTSQASVPSELRRTVVELLSANPRCRRIVAAPAEDDAEAHELLEAAGFCRITEADLVGGTVVLFAAEPPAVANQPTSLDDMPH; encoded by the coding sequence GTGACCGGGCAACTGCGAATCGACCGCGTAGCCGACCAGCCGGTGCGCGCCTGCTATCCCTACGGGGAACGGGACCTCCTGGTCACCCTCACCTCGCAGGCGTCCGTGCCTTCGGAACTGCGCAGAACGGTCGTGGAGCTTCTCAGCGCCAATCCGCGCTGCCGGCGTATCGTCGCCGCGCCGGCCGAGGACGATGCGGAAGCCCACGAGCTCCTGGAGGCAGCGGGCTTCTGTCGCATCACAGAGGCCGACCTCGTCGGCGGCACCGTCGTGCTCTTCGCGGCGGAGCCACCGGCGGTCGCCAACCAGCCGACCTCCCTGGACGACATGCCTCACTAA
- a CDS encoding DNA replication protein DnaC: MARTASNTTAGTTKPDGQTSHTGRQTAADLAFLARAMKAPALLDAAERLAERARTESWTHTEYLVACLQREVSARDSHGGEGRIRAARFPAVKTIEELDVAHLRGMTRQQLGHLGTLDFIAARENAVFLGPPGTGKTHLATGLAVRACQAGHRVAFATAAQWVDRLAAAHQAGRLQEELVKLGRYPLIVIDEVGYIPFESEAANLFFQLVSNRYERASVIVTSNKPFGRWGETFGDETVAAAMIDRLVHHAEVHSLKGESYRMRGRELGRVPTTDND, translated from the coding sequence ATGGCCCGCACTGCTTCGAACACTACGGCCGGCACGACGAAGCCGGACGGACAGACGTCCCACACCGGCCGGCAGACCGCCGCCGACCTGGCGTTCCTCGCCCGCGCGATGAAGGCTCCCGCGCTGCTGGACGCCGCCGAGCGCCTGGCGGAGCGCGCCCGCACCGAGTCCTGGACCCACACCGAGTACCTGGTCGCCTGCCTGCAGCGCGAGGTCTCCGCCCGTGACAGCCACGGCGGCGAGGGCCGCATCCGCGCCGCCCGCTTCCCGGCGGTCAAGACCATCGAGGAACTCGATGTCGCCCATCTGCGGGGCATGACGCGCCAACAGCTCGGTCACCTGGGAACATTGGACTTCATAGCGGCCAGGGAGAACGCCGTTTTTCTGGGGCCGCCAGGCACCGGCAAGACGCACCTGGCCACCGGCCTCGCGGTGAGGGCCTGCCAGGCCGGCCACCGGGTCGCGTTCGCCACCGCCGCCCAGTGGGTCGACCGCCTCGCCGCAGCCCACCAGGCCGGCCGGCTCCAGGAGGAGCTGGTCAAGCTCGGCCGCTATCCGTTGATCGTGATCGACGAGGTCGGCTACATCCCGTTCGAGTCTGAGGCGGCGAACCTGTTCTTCCAGCTCGTCTCGAACAGATACGAGAGAGCCAGCGTGATCGTCACCTCGAACAAGCCCTTCGGACGGTGGGGAGAGACCTTCGGCGACGAGACCGTCGCCGCCGCCATGATCGACCGGCTCGTCCACCACGCCGAGGTCCACTCCCTCAAGGGCGAGTCCTACCGCATGCGGGGCCGCGAACTCGGTCGCGTCCCCACCACCGACAACGACTGA